One Synechococcus sp. PROS-9-1 DNA window includes the following coding sequences:
- a CDS encoding branched-chain amino acid transaminase: protein MHQFLPYAWFEGRCIPFDQAKVSIATHALHYGTGAFGGMRAIPDPEKPGGMLLFRPDRHARRLSQSAKLLLADLTEETVMEALIAVLRANKPTTPIYLRPFVYTSDLGIAPRLHNIETDFLIYGLELGDYLSPDGVSCRISSWTRQEDRSLPLRGKISGAYITSSLAKTEAVTSGFDEALLMNTRGKVSEASGMNLFLVRDGVLITPGVDQDILEGITRSSVIELAKHMGLQVIERPVDKTELCIADEVFLTGTAAKITPIRQLESTVLPTNRPVMNALRQRLVSITEGRDPDFSHWVTRIELEA, encoded by the coding sequence ATGCATCAGTTCCTGCCCTACGCCTGGTTTGAAGGCCGCTGCATCCCATTTGACCAGGCCAAAGTTTCGATCGCTACGCATGCCCTTCACTACGGGACCGGTGCTTTCGGAGGCATGCGCGCGATTCCAGATCCCGAAAAGCCCGGCGGCATGCTGTTGTTTCGACCGGACCGCCATGCCCGGCGCCTCTCGCAAAGCGCCAAGCTCCTGCTTGCTGATCTCACGGAAGAAACCGTGATGGAGGCACTCATTGCGGTGCTAAGGGCTAATAAGCCCACAACGCCCATCTACTTAAGGCCGTTTGTATACACCAGTGATTTAGGCATTGCACCACGTCTGCACAACATCGAGACCGATTTTCTGATTTACGGCTTAGAGCTCGGCGATTACCTCTCTCCCGATGGCGTGAGTTGCCGAATTAGTAGTTGGACCCGGCAGGAAGATCGCTCACTACCGCTTCGCGGAAAAATCAGTGGTGCTTACATCACAAGCTCCCTTGCCAAAACAGAAGCCGTCACCAGCGGTTTTGACGAAGCTCTGCTCATGAACACGCGGGGAAAGGTGAGCGAAGCCAGTGGCATGAATCTGTTTTTGGTACGCGATGGCGTCCTCATCACACCTGGCGTTGATCAAGACATTCTTGAAGGAATCACCCGCTCCAGTGTGATCGAGCTGGCGAAGCACATGGGTTTGCAAGTGATTGAACGCCCTGTTGATAAAACCGAACTCTGTATCGCCGACGAAGTGTTCCTCACAGGAACAGCGGCAAAAATTACGCCAATTCGTCAACTCGAATCCACGGTCTTACCGACCAACCGACCTGTGATGAACGCCTTAAGGCAACGTCTGGTGTCGATTACGGAAGGTCGAGACCCAGACTTCAGCCACTGGGTCACCAGGATCGAGCTCGAAGCCTAA
- the cobN gene encoding cobaltochelatase subunit CobN, translating to MHRLSSLPGAESNEVFTVVEQPPAPILFLTSAATDISTLSACLQQPELGHLKEQLRALPLDCLRHPAQIDHYLATTGRTARVLVVRLLGGRGHWSYGLEQCRRWQSSAQDRTLIVLAGTADQNDELHPIGSVSSTLSQQLALLLREGGMPNMTKVLKAIHPFITRGKEAETLIDATDLQPERMADPAPFDWRDEPGAKVGVLLYRAHARAADTDWCDQLLTALRSRGLAPRALWVSSLRDPVVQEGVQRAFQAQDVQLVVCTTAFASVQFQEAGLGTPLWDGLDLPVLQLLCSGRSKQAWDATTQGLDPIDLSLQVVLPELDGRITTRIGAFREVQDAESSLSTAVKALVADTAGLHWLAEHARCWVDLRQTDAAEKRVALVLANYPVRNGRLANGVGLDTPASTINILNWLAEAGVGLGSASRPEESQALMAQLLSGRSNDPESFHLRPLAYLPLNHYLRWWEKLTPVARALIEQRWGSPEQAVDLEEKGFAVHGLLLGHVAVLIQPSRGYDPDQISDLHSPDLPPPHRYLAQYLWLQEVHGTQLMVHVGKHGSAEWLPGKSVGLSEACGPGLALAPIPHVYPFIVNDPGEGSQAKRRGHAVILDHLTPPLGRAGLHGSLLSLEALLDEYVEARQVAAERCAVLEQQIKQLLQGLDWPSFPNSSNEPSNEQSGFADQDNESWARCLDQVETYLCELKEAQIRTGLHRLGSQPEPLIQRELLLAIARSPSGGCKGITQAMAKVIGLECDPWSDEDGARLSDHDCRTLEQLGCDQPRRVSAAVSWLDDQALRLLEQITDQPSEPLSPALQHWLDDNKEPALLRLRDELLPRLLACASSEKKAFLAALAGRRIASGPSGAPTRGRPDVLPTGRNFYSVDLRGLPTEAAWDLGRRSAEQLLDLYRLEHGEDLRHLALSVWGTATMRNGGEDIAQMFALLGVRPLWDGPTRRMVELEVIPLSLLARPRVDVTLRMSGLFRDAFPQLVGWVNRAVQLVSSLDEPDAENPLAAITRQDGPQARIFGSAPGAYGAGLQALIDSGQWDNQDELGEAFLAWSSWSYDGDVHARANRTGLEGALRHVQVVLHNQDNREHDLLDSDDYYQFHGGMTAAVRRSGGTTVEPWFADHSRQERLRIHSLSREIDKVVRSRLLNPRWIKGMQQHGYKGAFEMGASLDYLFAYDASTEAVPDWCYGAICDQWLLESGTQAFLSRSNPWVLRDMAERLLEAANRGLWSQPSPDQLEQIRGLVLQAEQAVENGGLSC from the coding sequence ATGCATCGACTGAGCAGTCTTCCTGGCGCCGAAAGCAACGAGGTTTTCACCGTTGTTGAGCAACCGCCTGCTCCCATTCTTTTTCTGACGAGCGCTGCAACCGACATCAGTACGCTCTCAGCCTGCCTTCAGCAGCCAGAGCTGGGGCACTTGAAGGAGCAATTGCGAGCTTTGCCACTCGACTGTCTGCGCCATCCAGCTCAAATTGATCATTATTTGGCCACAACGGGGCGTACGGCTCGAGTGCTCGTGGTGCGCTTGTTGGGAGGGCGGGGACACTGGAGCTACGGGCTTGAACAGTGCCGCCGCTGGCAGTCGTCTGCTCAAGATCGGACGTTGATCGTCCTGGCGGGGACCGCTGATCAAAACGACGAACTCCATCCGATTGGATCGGTGTCTTCCACCCTGTCTCAACAGCTAGCTCTGTTGTTGCGCGAAGGCGGGATGCCCAACATGACCAAGGTTTTGAAGGCGATTCATCCCTTCATTACCCGTGGGAAGGAAGCTGAAACCCTTATTGACGCTACCGATCTTCAGCCGGAGCGGATGGCTGATCCCGCCCCGTTTGATTGGCGTGATGAACCTGGTGCAAAGGTTGGTGTCTTGCTGTATCGGGCCCATGCCCGTGCCGCTGACACGGATTGGTGTGATCAACTTTTAACGGCCTTGCGAAGCCGCGGATTAGCACCGCGTGCCCTCTGGGTGAGCAGCTTGAGGGACCCCGTGGTTCAAGAGGGGGTGCAACGAGCTTTTCAAGCGCAGGATGTTCAGCTGGTGGTCTGCACCACGGCATTCGCATCGGTGCAGTTTCAAGAGGCTGGGCTAGGCACTCCTCTTTGGGATGGTCTTGATCTACCTGTGTTGCAGTTGCTTTGTTCGGGACGATCCAAGCAAGCCTGGGACGCAACCACCCAGGGGCTCGATCCCATCGATCTCTCCCTTCAAGTGGTGCTTCCTGAGTTGGATGGACGTATCACCACGAGAATTGGCGCCTTCCGTGAAGTCCAGGATGCGGAGTCCAGTCTGTCGACGGCGGTCAAAGCTTTGGTTGCCGACACTGCTGGGCTGCATTGGCTTGCTGAGCATGCCCGTTGTTGGGTGGATCTTCGTCAAACGGACGCAGCAGAGAAACGCGTGGCATTGGTGCTAGCGAATTACCCCGTTCGTAATGGACGTTTGGCCAATGGGGTTGGTCTGGATACACCCGCTAGCACGATCAATATCTTGAACTGGCTTGCTGAAGCCGGCGTTGGCCTTGGCAGCGCTTCGCGTCCCGAAGAGTCTCAGGCGCTAATGGCCCAATTGTTGTCTGGTCGCAGCAACGATCCGGAGAGTTTTCACCTACGGCCCCTTGCCTATCTGCCCCTCAACCACTACTTGCGTTGGTGGGAAAAACTCACTCCCGTCGCTCGAGCTCTCATTGAGCAACGCTGGGGTTCACCGGAACAAGCCGTGGATCTGGAGGAGAAGGGTTTTGCTGTGCATGGTCTTCTGCTGGGTCATGTGGCCGTGTTGATTCAGCCCAGCCGTGGCTACGACCCCGATCAGATCAGTGATCTTCATTCTCCTGATCTCCCTCCTCCGCATCGTTATTTGGCCCAATATCTCTGGCTGCAGGAGGTGCATGGCACCCAACTGATGGTTCATGTGGGGAAACATGGCAGCGCCGAATGGCTACCAGGCAAGTCGGTTGGACTGAGTGAGGCCTGCGGGCCAGGACTGGCGCTTGCTCCGATCCCTCACGTCTATCCGTTCATCGTGAATGATCCGGGGGAGGGATCCCAAGCCAAGCGTCGTGGCCATGCCGTGATTCTCGATCACCTCACTCCACCCTTGGGTCGGGCTGGTCTGCACGGATCATTGCTGTCTCTGGAAGCCTTACTGGACGAGTACGTCGAGGCTCGTCAGGTTGCTGCCGAGCGATGCGCTGTGCTCGAGCAGCAAATTAAGCAGCTGTTGCAAGGCCTCGATTGGCCCTCCTTCCCCAATTCATCAAACGAACCATCGAACGAGCAATCAGGGTTTGCTGATCAAGACAACGAGTCTTGGGCCCGCTGTCTTGATCAGGTTGAGACCTATCTCTGTGAGTTGAAGGAGGCGCAAATCCGAACAGGCTTGCATCGTCTTGGCAGCCAGCCTGAACCGTTGATTCAGAGAGAACTTCTCCTGGCCATTGCCCGATCGCCGTCCGGTGGCTGCAAGGGCATCACTCAGGCGATGGCCAAGGTGATTGGACTGGAGTGCGACCCCTGGTCTGATGAAGACGGTGCCCGTCTTAGCGATCACGACTGCAGAACCCTCGAGCAGTTGGGATGTGATCAGCCCAGACGTGTATCGGCAGCTGTGAGTTGGCTCGATGATCAAGCGCTTCGCTTGCTGGAACAGATCACAGACCAGCCCTCGGAACCTCTAAGTCCTGCTCTGCAGCATTGGCTCGACGACAACAAGGAGCCTGCTCTACTGCGCTTGCGCGACGAGCTCTTACCCCGATTGTTGGCCTGTGCATCCAGTGAAAAGAAGGCCTTCCTTGCTGCTTTGGCTGGGCGACGGATCGCAAGTGGTCCCTCCGGCGCCCCAACGCGAGGACGTCCAGATGTGTTGCCAACGGGTCGCAATTTCTATTCCGTTGACCTGCGTGGTCTTCCAACCGAAGCGGCCTGGGATTTGGGCCGGCGGAGCGCTGAGCAATTGTTGGATCTCTACCGACTCGAGCATGGAGAAGATCTGCGGCATCTTGCGTTGTCGGTGTGGGGAACAGCCACGATGCGCAATGGCGGTGAAGACATCGCCCAGATGTTCGCGTTGTTGGGGGTACGTCCTCTCTGGGATGGCCCAACACGGCGAATGGTGGAGCTTGAAGTGATCCCGTTGAGCCTGTTGGCTCGCCCCCGGGTTGATGTCACCTTGCGGATGTCAGGACTGTTCCGCGATGCCTTCCCTCAGCTTGTGGGTTGGGTGAATCGCGCTGTACAACTCGTTTCATCCCTCGATGAACCTGACGCCGAGAATCCGCTTGCGGCGATCACCCGTCAGGACGGACCTCAAGCCAGGATTTTTGGTTCTGCACCGGGTGCGTATGGCGCTGGATTGCAGGCCTTGATTGATTCCGGCCAATGGGACAACCAGGATGAACTTGGCGAGGCTTTTTTAGCCTGGAGTTCGTGGAGTTATGACGGCGACGTTCATGCCCGGGCCAATCGCACAGGGTTAGAGGGTGCTCTGCGCCATGTGCAGGTGGTTCTTCATAACCAAGACAACAGGGAACACGATTTACTCGATTCTGATGACTACTACCAGTTCCATGGGGGGATGACCGCTGCGGTGCGTCGCTCTGGAGGGACCACAGTGGAGCCCTGGTTTGCAGACCATTCACGCCAAGAAAGGCTTCGCATTCATTCCCTCAGCCGTGAAATCGACAAGGTAGTCAGAAGCCGTTTATTGAATCCTCGTTGGATCAAGGGAATGCAACAGCACGGCTACAAGGGAGCGTTCGAAATGGGAGCCAGCCTTGATTATCTGTTTGCTTACGACGCTTCAACAGAAGCCGTTCCTGATTGGTGCTATGGAGCCATCTGTGATCAATGGCTACTGGAATCTGGCACTCAAGCCTTCTTAAGCCGGTCCAATCCCTGGGTGCTTAGAGATATGGCCGAACGACTGTTGGAAGCGGCAAACCGTGGATTGTGGTCTCAACCGTCCCCTGATCAGCTTGAGCAGATCAGGGGCTTGGTTCTCCAGGCCGAGCAGGCTGTCGAGAATGGAGGCCTTAGTTGTTGA
- a CDS encoding PHP domain-containing protein, whose product MTHDQHPLRAVLNTIGPESCPGLLNFHCHTVCSDGSLEPIALIEQATARKLHHIAVTDHHSIAAYMPMVDWLDRARGRGESTPTLWSGMEISCILRGCLVHVLALGFTPGHPALLPYSSGDAAVGAPLRAAEVRKAIHEAGGLAILAHPGRYRLGFSELIDAAAELGYDGGEAWYDYDMQQRWASTPLICESIDKQLKNLGLLRTCGTDTHGMDLKGR is encoded by the coding sequence GTGACTCATGACCAGCACCCATTGCGGGCTGTCTTGAACACGATTGGACCGGAGAGCTGTCCGGGCTTACTCAATTTTCATTGCCATACCGTTTGCAGCGACGGAAGCCTGGAACCGATTGCTCTGATTGAACAAGCCACGGCTAGAAAGCTGCATCACATTGCGGTCACCGATCACCATTCGATCGCTGCCTACATGCCAATGGTCGACTGGCTTGATCGCGCCCGCGGTCGGGGCGAAAGCACTCCAACACTCTGGAGTGGCATGGAAATCAGTTGCATCTTGCGCGGTTGTTTGGTCCACGTTTTGGCTCTTGGCTTTACGCCAGGTCATCCCGCTCTTTTGCCCTATTCCAGCGGCGATGCTGCGGTGGGCGCTCCTCTCAGGGCTGCTGAGGTTCGCAAAGCCATTCATGAAGCCGGAGGGCTTGCAATCCTCGCCCATCCAGGTCGCTACAGGTTGGGCTTCTCAGAGCTGATTGATGCAGCAGCTGAGCTGGGTTACGACGGTGGAGAAGCCTGGTACGACTACGACATGCAACAACGCTGGGCCTCCACGCCATTGATCTGCGAATCAATCGACAAACAGTTAAAAAACCTTGGCCTTTTGCGTACTTGTGGCACCGATACCCACGGTATGGACCTAAAAGGCCGTTAA
- the hemJ gene encoding protoporphyrinogen oxidase HemJ, protein MTLPPEAYLWFKTLHIIGVVVWFAGLFYLVRLFIYHVEAEEESSPVREAFKAQYALMERRLANIITTPGLILTVTMAAGLLIAQPSWLHQGWMHAKLGFVALLLAYHVFCYRIMGQLEAGVCQWSGRQLRALNELPTLLLVLVVMLVVFKTQFPTGAATWLTVGLVVFMAGTIQFYARWRRLREAALAQEQASDS, encoded by the coding sequence CTGACGCTTCCTCCTGAGGCTTACCTGTGGTTCAAGACCCTGCACATCATTGGAGTGGTGGTCTGGTTCGCCGGATTGTTTTATCTCGTCAGGCTGTTCATCTATCACGTTGAAGCCGAAGAGGAGTCGTCACCTGTTCGCGAAGCCTTCAAAGCCCAATACGCCCTGATGGAACGGCGACTGGCCAACATCATCACCACACCTGGACTCATCCTCACCGTGACGATGGCAGCAGGGCTGTTGATCGCCCAACCGTCCTGGCTGCACCAAGGCTGGATGCACGCAAAGCTCGGTTTTGTGGCCTTGTTATTGGCGTATCACGTGTTTTGCTATCGAATCATGGGCCAACTTGAGGCTGGGGTTTGCCAATGGAGCGGACGGCAACTCCGAGCTCTCAATGAACTGCCCACCCTGTTGCTGGTCCTGGTGGTGATGCTGGTGGTGTTCAAGACCCAGTTCCCCACTGGGGCGGCAACCTGGCTCACCGTCGGACTGGTGGTGTTCATGGCAGGAACCATTCAGTTTTATGCCCGCTGGCGGCGTCTTCGTGAAGCAGCGCTAGCGCAGGAGCAAGCCAGTGACTCATGA
- a CDS encoding cryptochrome/photolyase family protein — MEVTLVFPHQLFEHHPGIRANRSIALIADGLILGGDPQWPLTIHPRKQQLHQQSMLAYKKRLESKGHSVFTLTPNEQQQTSDLLNQLIDSGYQTFYLADPVDDLLTKRVRKTLHQRSCVLEIVPTPMLLTPTEVMDEYFNGRRKPMMVHFYQMQRKRLGVLIDDQGSPVGGRWSFDADNRKKLPKGITVPEEPSIDLPIDHLSAQQWLDTFLEHRLAGFGTYEDAISSQHRVMWHSVLTPMLNLGLLTPEQVLNRTLEAADANAMPLNSLEGFLRQIIGWREFMAAMYLRHGVTMRNSNFWNFEDRPIPDAFYQGTTGIPPIDDAIKRALNTGYCHHIERLMLLGNMMLLCSFHPTRIYTWFMELFVDAYDWVMVPNVYGMSQFADGGIFTTKPYLSGSNYVRKMSDYKPGEWCGIWDGLFWSFIHRHGDFFRSQPRLAMMTRNLDRMAPEVMETHYSKAQQFLDSLS; from the coding sequence ATGGAAGTCACCCTTGTTTTTCCCCATCAGCTGTTCGAACACCATCCCGGAATTCGTGCCAATAGAAGCATTGCCCTGATTGCTGATGGCTTGATTCTTGGTGGGGATCCTCAATGGCCACTCACCATCCATCCACGCAAGCAGCAGTTGCATCAACAATCGATGCTTGCCTATAAAAAGCGCCTTGAATCCAAAGGCCATAGCGTTTTCACGCTGACGCCAAACGAACAGCAACAAACGTCAGATCTCCTGAACCAACTAATCGACTCTGGCTATCAAACGTTTTACCTTGCTGATCCAGTCGACGACCTTTTAACCAAGAGAGTCAGAAAGACCCTGCATCAGCGAAGTTGCGTCCTAGAGATTGTGCCCACTCCGATGTTGCTCACACCAACTGAAGTGATGGATGAGTATTTCAATGGCCGACGCAAGCCAATGATGGTCCATTTCTATCAAATGCAGCGCAAACGCCTGGGAGTATTGATCGATGATCAGGGGTCTCCTGTAGGAGGGCGTTGGAGTTTTGATGCCGATAATCGTAAAAAACTTCCCAAGGGAATCACTGTTCCCGAAGAACCATCTATTGACTTGCCCATTGATCACTTATCGGCACAACAATGGTTGGACACTTTTCTTGAACACAGACTGGCTGGTTTTGGCACCTATGAGGATGCGATCAGCTCCCAGCACCGTGTGATGTGGCATAGCGTCCTTACGCCGATGCTTAATCTTGGACTGCTCACTCCAGAACAGGTTCTCAACAGAACACTCGAAGCCGCAGATGCCAATGCCATGCCCCTCAATTCATTGGAAGGTTTTTTAAGACAGATCATTGGCTGGCGTGAATTCATGGCCGCCATGTATTTGCGACACGGAGTAACGATGCGAAACAGCAATTTTTGGAATTTTGAGGATCGTCCCATCCCAGATGCTTTTTATCAAGGAACGACAGGAATTCCGCCGATTGATGATGCCATTAAACGCGCCCTTAATACTGGTTATTGTCATCATATTGAGCGTTTAATGTTGCTTGGAAATATGATGCTTCTTTGCAGCTTCCACCCCACCCGCATCTACACCTGGTTCATGGAACTTTTTGTGGATGCTTACGATTGGGTGATGGTCCCGAATGTTTATGGGATGAGTCAGTTTGCTGACGGTGGAATCTTTACAACTAAACCTTATTTATCAGGTTCCAATTACGTGCGCAAAATGTCGGACTACAAACCCGGAGAGTGGTGTGGAATATGGGATGGTTTGTTCTGGAGTTTTATTCACCGTCATGGAGACTTTTTTCGGTCTCAACCAAGATTGGCGATGATGACGCGCAATCTCGATCGCATGGCACCAGAGGTGATGGAAACCCATTACTCCAAGGCGCAACAGTTTCTTGACTCGCTCAGCTAG
- the uvrC gene encoding excinuclease ABC subunit UvrC, with the protein MQRPLLEQPERLEQRLKEIPPEPGCYLMRDADDRLLYVGKSKTLRSRVRSYFRSSQDLSPRIRLMVRQICEIEFIVTDSEAEALALESNLIKNQQPHFNVLLKDDKKYPYLCITWSEPYPRIFITRRRRFRSPLDRFYGPYVDVGLLRRTLFLVKRVFPLRQRPRPLHPNRTCLNYSIGRCPGVCQEKVSSEDYHQTLRKVAMVFQGRSDELRQLLNQQMERYAERLDFESAARLRDQLQGIDQLTADQKMSLPDATVNRDVLAVAQDDHFAAIQLFQMRAGKLVGRLGFAADAKDLQAGLILQRVIEEHYSQVDAVEIPPEVLVQHPLPQQPLIAEWLSEQRERKVQVLHPKRRQKADLIELVMRNAEFELGRARQSQEQQALANEDLAQLLELATPPRRIEGYDISHIQGSDAVASQVVFIDGLPAKQHYRRYKIQSSSIQAGHSDDFMAMAEIMRRRFRKWARIKAEGADLVQIRRQSSSSLNMDGLHDWPDVVMIDGGKGQLSAVMEALRELDLDEDLVVCSLAKQREEIFLPEAKQPLESEPDQLGVALLRRLRDEAHRFAVTFHRQQRGQRMKRSRLSDIPGLGPKRVRDLLAHFQSIDAIQLASVDQLHQAPGVGLSLAKQIRAYFHPQEADEDNVVMAGEDMA; encoded by the coding sequence ATGCAGCGTCCTTTGCTCGAGCAACCGGAGCGCCTGGAACAGCGCCTGAAAGAGATCCCCCCTGAGCCGGGCTGTTATCTCATGCGTGATGCCGACGATCGGTTGCTCTATGTCGGAAAATCAAAAACCTTGCGCAGCAGGGTTCGAAGTTACTTTCGCAGCAGCCAAGACCTGAGCCCACGCATCCGCTTGATGGTGCGACAGATCTGTGAAATTGAATTCATCGTGACCGACAGCGAGGCAGAAGCGCTCGCTCTGGAATCCAATCTCATTAAAAACCAGCAACCACATTTCAATGTGCTGTTGAAAGACGACAAAAAATATCCCTATCTCTGCATTACATGGAGCGAACCCTACCCCCGCATTTTTATTACTAGACGGCGAAGGTTTCGAAGCCCTCTTGATCGATTTTATGGACCCTATGTGGATGTGGGCTTACTGAGAAGAACTCTTTTTCTTGTGAAACGAGTGTTTCCACTACGCCAACGACCACGTCCACTTCATCCAAATCGAACCTGCCTTAATTATTCGATTGGTCGTTGTCCAGGTGTTTGTCAGGAGAAGGTGAGTTCTGAGGATTATCACCAAACTTTACGCAAAGTCGCGATGGTGTTTCAGGGGCGCAGTGATGAACTCAGGCAACTCCTCAACCAGCAGATGGAGCGCTACGCTGAGAGGCTTGATTTTGAATCTGCTGCTCGACTACGCGATCAGCTTCAGGGCATTGATCAGTTAACGGCTGATCAAAAAATGAGTTTGCCAGATGCAACTGTGAACAGGGATGTTCTAGCTGTTGCCCAAGATGATCATTTTGCAGCGATTCAGTTGTTCCAGATGCGTGCTGGAAAACTTGTTGGGAGGCTTGGTTTTGCAGCAGACGCAAAAGACCTGCAGGCGGGATTAATTCTTCAACGGGTCATCGAAGAGCACTACAGCCAGGTTGATGCTGTTGAGATTCCTCCAGAAGTCTTAGTGCAGCATCCGCTTCCTCAACAGCCCTTGATTGCCGAATGGCTAAGCGAGCAAAGAGAGCGCAAAGTTCAGGTCTTGCATCCCAAACGGCGCCAAAAAGCAGATCTGATTGAGTTGGTGATGCGTAACGCTGAATTTGAACTAGGTCGAGCTCGCCAAAGCCAGGAGCAACAGGCCTTAGCGAATGAAGATCTCGCTCAACTTCTTGAATTGGCCACACCACCAAGACGAATCGAGGGCTATGACATCAGTCATATTCAGGGCAGCGATGCTGTTGCCTCGCAGGTGGTCTTTATTGATGGACTTCCTGCCAAGCAGCATTACCGCCGATACAAAATCCAAAGCAGCAGCATTCAGGCCGGTCACAGCGATGACTTTATGGCCATGGCAGAAATCATGCGTCGGCGATTTCGCAAATGGGCTCGCATCAAAGCGGAGGGTGCTGATCTGGTTCAGATCAGGCGTCAATCCAGCAGCAGCCTGAACATGGACGGACTGCATGATTGGCCCGATGTCGTGATGATCGACGGCGGCAAAGGTCAGCTTTCAGCAGTGATGGAAGCCTTACGCGAGTTGGATCTAGATGAGGATCTTGTGGTGTGTTCCTTGGCCAAACAACGCGAAGAGATCTTCCTGCCAGAAGCCAAGCAACCCCTTGAAAGTGAACCCGATCAACTCGGAGTGGCCTTGCTGCGGCGTTTGCGCGACGAGGCGCATCGCTTTGCAGTGACCTTCCATCGACAGCAACGGGGCCAGCGGATGAAGCGCTCACGGCTATCTGACATCCCAGGGCTAGGCCCAAAACGCGTGCGAGATCTTCTGGCCCACTTTCAATCCATTGATGCCATTCAGCTCGCCAGCGTGGATCAGCTCCATCAAGCCCCCGGTGTGGGACTCTCGCTGGCCAAGCAGATCCGCGCCTATTTTCATCCTCAGGAAGCGGATGAGGACAACGTGGTGATGGCAGGCGAGGACATGGCATGA
- the coaD gene encoding pantetheine-phosphate adenylyltransferase, whose protein sequence is MRALYPGSFDPLTLGHLDLIERGCSLFGEVVIAVLQNPGKSPTFSLDQRLEQITQATSHLQGVTVTSFNGLTVNCAREHHAQLILRGLRAMSDFEYELQIAHTNRSLDSEFETIFLSTAAHYSFLSSSVVKEVARFGGRVEHMVPSVVAEDLKRFFNSAL, encoded by the coding sequence ATGCGCGCTCTTTACCCGGGCAGTTTCGATCCTCTCACCCTTGGACACCTCGATTTAATCGAGCGTGGTTGTTCTCTGTTCGGAGAAGTGGTGATTGCTGTTCTCCAGAACCCAGGAAAGTCCCCCACATTCAGCCTTGATCAGCGGCTGGAACAAATCACTCAGGCCACCTCCCATCTGCAAGGGGTCACGGTGACCAGCTTTAACGGCCTAACGGTGAATTGTGCTCGCGAACACCATGCCCAGTTGATTTTGCGCGGTTTACGAGCGATGAGTGATTTCGAATACGAGCTCCAGATCGCGCATACGAATCGATCTTTGGATTCTGAATTTGAAACGATTTTCCTAAGCACAGCAGCCCACTACAGCTTTCTGAGCAGTTCTGTTGTGAAAGAAGTAGCCCGTTTTGGTGGTCGTGTTGAACACATGGTTCCGTCGGTGGTGGCGGAGGACCTCAAGAGGTTCTTTAATTCAGCTTTATAA